From Pleurocapsa sp. PCC 7319:
TTCACTTCTCCCTAACTGAAATTGTAAAAACTTGCGGACTTGTTTGGCGTGAGACTGAATATCAGAATTAGTAGCAATATTCAGAGATAAAGAATTAGCAGATGTGCTTAACATTATATTTAGTAGGTAATTTTAACTGGCAATAAGTTGCTGCACTTTATTAATTAATTCATCGCGATCTACTGGTTTAGCCAGATAAGCGTCAGCACCCACCACATCTCCCCACATTTTGTCCGCTTCGGTAGACTTAGAAGAACACAAGATAACAGGAATTTTTTTCGTCTCTAAATCTGCTTTTAAGGTACGACATAGCTCAAAACCACTTTTCCCTCCCATGACCACATCTAAAACAATTAGATTAGGTTGATACTGTGATAATTTTTCTAGAGCTTCCTCGGCACTTTCAACATCTAGAACACTTAAGCCAGCTTGCTCAAGATAGGTAGTCGTGACTCGACGGTCAGTTAGACTATCATCGACCACTAAGACTTTACTCATAATTTAAATATTCTCCGTAACATAGATAACAAGACTATTAATTAAAGAGTTCCCAAAAAAAATGTTAAAATAACATTTAATTCCACAAAATTGATGGCAGCTCAAGTAAATATTTTTTTGATTGAAATATTGCTATTGGATTAAATTCAAATCATAAAATTTGCAATATTTAATTTTGCCCAAATAGCTAACAGGGGCTTAAACATATACACTATTTAATTAACCTGAAAACTTTAGGATAAAATACTGATGGTTTACCAATGAAGCTTAGCTTGCTAGTGTCTATTTTAAAAAAATAAAAGCCGACAAATTAACTATAGCTGAAGTCAGCAAAGTTTTTACTAACAATAATTAGCAATCTATCTTTAGATTTAATCGAATCTAATTTCCAGGAAAATTTAATAAGTTACTTCATCAATATTACTAAACTTAAATCAAATAACGAAATCAACCGGACAGCATTCTAATTGGTACGTTAGGCTCAGAAAACTTCTCTATAGTTTGCAGAATCTTATCTATTTCAATTGGTTTAGAAAGAAAATCTGATGCTCCACAAACTTTTGCTTTTACTCGGTCAAAGACTCCATCATTCCCTGTCAACATGATAATGGGAATATCCTGTAATTTAGAAACTCTTCTAATTTGAGTACAGACTTCATAACCATTTAAAATAGGCATTCCTATATCTAAAAATACCATCTTGGGATTAACGCTAATTAATTTAGGAACCGCTTGCATCGGTTGTTGAATTCCTAAAAAGCGATAATTAGCTTTGGTAATTATCTGATTCATAATCTGACATACTTGAGGACTATCATCTATACAGGCAATTAATGGTTTAGTCCCCAAATTTGTCTGAACTTGACTAGGAATAGCTGGTATAGCTCCATTACTACTAATCGTATCTCGATCGGGAACTTCCACTAATTCTAGTAATCCTTTGTATACATAAGGATAGATTGATTTAGTCAGTAGCAATAGATCTTTATTCATTCTTATTGCTAAATCTCTGAGACTTCTTCGCCCATCTAATAATTTGGTGAAATTTTGATAAACTACTGCTGGAACTGCTTTTAGCAACTGTTCTTTACTCTTTATTCGTGGGGCATGATTAGGATCGACAGAGGCAAAGCCACTTTTTACCCAGGCAGACCAATACTGTTGCATCTTTTTGAAAGCAATTTCAATGTCAATACTGAGGGGAGAATATCCAGTTGTTTCTCCTATTAGCTCAGTCAGTGATAATGGCTCTCTTTCTAATTCCAAAGCAATTGACTTTTCCTGTTGAAAAAGCTCAAAAAAAACCTCGATAATTTTACTGACAATAAGCTCTTGGATAATCTCTGGCGTAGTTAGCTTGCGCTGCAGTAAGATGCCTAAACAATGATATTCGGAACACCTATATTGCTCACTATTGCGTAAATTAACTTGCTTTAAGTCGATCTGAGAACAGTATTTATTCAGATGTCTTTGCCATGCTCGGTGAGAATGAGTTCCACCGTCTCCCCAAATGAGCTGACCATTATTAAAATATATTTTCCAATGTATACGAGTATCGGCTGATTTAGTCCTAACGTGGGCGATACCTGTAAAAGATTGCTTTTTTAAATCATTGAGTAAAGCAAATATCATTTTGTAGAATAATCGTTTATTTATCTACATAAAACTATAAGTCTTGCAATTGTATCTTGGCATCGGTGGATATAAGTAAAAATATCAGTATTAATAAATAAAAAAAACATCAAGCTGTTGAAGTTTGCAGATATTTTCACTTAACAATAAGAATAGATCTGTTTATCTTTCAACCTTGCCTGTTCGATATAATTCAGGTAGATCGGAAATTTCTAATAATCGTAAATATCCTTTGAAAAAGTAAGGGATTAATCCACAAGTTAAGTCCAAAACATTTTTATCCATCTTTATTGCTAAATCTCTTAAAGTTCTTTTTCCGTTAAGCAATCGAGACATATT
This genomic window contains:
- a CDS encoding response regulator, whose protein sequence is MSKVLVVDDSLTDRRVTTTYLEQAGLSVLDVESAEEALEKLSQYQPNLIVLDVVMGGKSGFELCRTLKADLETKKIPVILCSSKSTEADKMWGDVVGADAYLAKPVDRDELINKVQQLIAS
- a CDS encoding response regulator, which codes for MIFALLNDLKKQSFTGIAHVRTKSADTRIHWKIYFNNGQLIWGDGGTHSHRAWQRHLNKYCSQIDLKQVNLRNSEQYRCSEYHCLGILLQRKLTTPEIIQELIVSKIIEVFFELFQQEKSIALELEREPLSLTELIGETTGYSPLSIDIEIAFKKMQQYWSAWVKSGFASVDPNHAPRIKSKEQLLKAVPAVVYQNFTKLLDGRRSLRDLAIRMNKDLLLLTKSIYPYVYKGLLELVEVPDRDTISSNGAIPAIPSQVQTNLGTKPLIACIDDSPQVCQIMNQIITKANYRFLGIQQPMQAVPKLISVNPKMVFLDIGMPILNGYEVCTQIRRVSKLQDIPIIMLTGNDGVFDRVKAKVCGASDFLSKPIEIDKILQTIEKFSEPNVPIRMLSG